The Vanessa tameamea isolate UH-Manoa-2023 chromosome 20, ilVanTame1 primary haplotype, whole genome shotgun sequence nucleotide sequence GCGGTCAAAACTTAATTTCGAAAACATCGCTaaaattacaagtaaataatactatcgtcagggccggatttaccatatggctttttgggcttcagcccagggccccgtggattctaAGGGGCACCAGCTaaatcaagtcaaagtcaaaaacaGACAATAATGCGAATGaatccaaaaataatatttcatgcttctatcttcaaaaatgacagacttccagactaatctgtaTAAGGattgttaacccaatttccctccttaggcgcaaaatatccagaaacgcttaaatacgtatcaattcatttttaatcggtagcccaaaaattaaatttcatgcttctaacttcaaaaatgccggacttccagactaatctgtaTACGGATTGTTAACctaatttccctccttaggcgtaaaatatccagaaacgcttaaatacgtatcaagtCATTtataatcggtagcccaaaaataaaattttatgcttctaactttaaaaattacggacttccagactaacctgtatacaaaatatcaacacctactttttccctttaggcgtaaaatatcaagaaacgcttaaatacgtatctactcatttttatatcattggcacaaaaataaaatttcatgcaacttcaaaaatgactgactcccctaaaaactttcaacccttatttcacccccttagtggtagattatctagacgcttaaatacgtatctcctcacttttttccaaataaaaagtagcctatatcctttttCAGGCTCTAGATtatatgtgtaccaaatttcatttaaatcggtccagtattttggcgtgaaagcgagacagacagacagacagagttactttcgcatttataatattagtatggaagtatggattataactataaaattataattaaattgaaattatattattataaaataataattcctttATTGTAACGaatgttacatttttacttCGTCACATATGATATAAGCTGCACCCGAATTTTTAAAGGTGCCTTACCTTCTGTTCACGCAATCACAGTGAACGTTTAAGTGAATTGTTTTGATGATCATTCACTTCTCACAATTTCGTGTTCATTACTTTGGTAGGAGTTGGTAGGATTGTTGTAGGAGTAAGGAtagaatatatttgtaagaaaaaataattataattcagactagtttattttcaaaataacaatgaaaacttattaacattaattaataaaccgaAACTAATATAAGCGTAAAACTTTAagtttatcttaatattaaatagggaGTGTTGTGcaattcaaataacaatattattaatactttctAACGATTAGTATATTCGAAATAATTCCCCCATCTTATTTACATTGATAAGGCGGTGTTTACACTTGTAACCTATTCAGTTAATCATCGGTCAAGGAatcagttaaataatattaataagcacACATACTCCAGTATCGTCCAAATCATTTTACGAGATTAATCACTGGTTAAGGTTCGAATGTAAACACTACTTATAAAACATCATGTTTGTAAGTATTTCAATTCGATTGGTACAAAAGGTAACAGAAAGCAGGGTTGTATTAATTTCTTGAATATAGTTTAGTAGAGAAAACGTATCGAAGCTTTCGAGATGTGGGCATATAGACGTATGTTGGCCATAATGTTGGACTCAAAAGGTCTCGTACGTGGAAGTTCTGCGACGCGTCAACCAAAAACGGCAACTTTTGGAGATTGTCAAGAAGAGAAAAGTTGCATATCTCGGACCCGTGCTTAGGCATGAAAGATATGAACTTTTGCAACTCATTATGATGGGAAAAGTTGCCGGAAGGAGAGCTGTTGGGCGCAGAAAAAAGTCTTGGCTGTGCAACATCCGAGAATGGACGGGAATAGCGAGTGCTGTCGATCTCTTTCGCCTCGCGAAGAACAAGAAGGAGTTTTCAAAGCTGACTGCCAACCTTCGCTAGTCGGAGTGGCACTCGAAGAAGAAGAAGCATTAATGAGGTATACCATTACGAAGTGTGCTTCTGTAAAGTTCTGTTTACATTATACAAATCAAAttgaaatagataataaatataaaatcttgtataaacataaattagtaATCGTTTATCTACTCTAGAAACTGGCACAGATAATAACAATGAacacagaatattttaaaagacataCACCTTATGTACGCAAAATGAACACAGTAGTAGATCTGTGTGTGCAGCTTAGGTAACTAACAACTATTAAATGCcttctacataaataaaaaaaatgacaaaatagtatttaaacagaccacatttaaaagtataaaattaaaagtttttttttatgaaatccaGTATTAGGGTCAAACTGACAGTAATGGTTTATAATCATTACTTCATTTACAGTCTAGGAGTATTTTTAAGCTTCTTCAgctttataaaactatttctaaatattcctaaattttgattaaatagaCAAAAATCACAATGTACAAGTTTTTCAAGCGAGTCTTAAGAAATTACACATATTccgtattattattatccagttgattctacatatatatttttttcattttgaattaagaattcgTTCCtaactataaattttaactCATATGGGTATTGGACGAATAGATTAaagagtttaaaattatttttcttttaattcctTTTACCTACATACTCGggcatattaacaaaatatttcttataatgtttatatttttatcttaaacttatattaaatccaatcctattaaataaatgacataaagATATCTCTAGAAACATCAACAGCCTCGTATATAACAACctcaatatgtttacaacaaaaaaGGGTTTCCTATATTAGCCACAACGTTTTTAATTAAGACactgcatttaaatattattgctggAAGGTAAAAATAAAGTACGTACTAACCAATATTTACCTTCGTCAATAAgtacttaaacaaaataacaaaagctGATCACAATTATCATTACTTATACTTGCAGCTCTGATTTAGATTCAGGGTATCAGGACTCTGAATCTAAAtcagaacataatatatatgttcatTCTTTACTTCTATATCTTCattccattatttaaaaaaaaaaacaatttagtgtTTGGGTTCTAATTTTAAGGGCTTATTTCGAGCTTCCGCTGTAGGTGTTAAGGTGATGAGACCAGCGGTATAAAGGCGTACATGTTCCAAGTAACGCTTTTTATTTTCTGGGTTGCTCATGACAGCAGCGACGAATTCAGATGTTTCTCTCTGTAGAGCAATGATCTTTTGTTGTATGAGTCTGTTTTTCTGCATGAGTGCAATTGTTTTCCACGCTAACTCGAGTATGACTCTATTTTGAGCGGCCTTATCTACGGTCGGCTGCTGTGGTGGAGGTGCAACCTCTTCACTTGGTGGTGGTGTAGGGATCCATTGTAGCCTCTGTAGGCGTCTTGCTTCACGCAGACGAGCTATTTGTGAACCTGAAACAATAAAgatttctttgttattattaaagtttttacagCAAATCTATTACCTAAAAATGTCTAGACACATTCAACAATTGTTAGCATATATGTATGAGCCAATACAAGAgaaagaacaatattttatttgatgttttcaaggcatttgtttaaatattttatttatcgtcaGCGTTGATCgataaatggttttatttaaaaaaaatagtagtattatatcctaaaaaatatatcttcaattAAAACGTGATGAGAATAATATACATGTGTAGGTAGGGTACTTGCGAGTATCTACCTGCGACGCGtactagtttaaaattattttataaatgttatccAATCAATACTGAGTGTAAATTATACAGAACTGAATATTACTGGCGCAAATAAATTCATGAACTTTAGTCACGTTATGGGCGCGTATGCTCAAAAACAACCCAGTGAATACAACGTGCTTGCGACACGTGTGAATTTTATCATTGGAATAACTATGTTCTATATATGAGTTATTGTCTTTGTTTGATAACGGaacgataataattaattacacataTCTTGGCTATATAAGTTCAATTGTCTTATGGGTCGGATATTTGTTCTAGATCGAAGTCTTTTTACATTCTGCTTAGTATTTAGGTTAACAGAAAATACGATAATCAATACGTAGTTTGATGGAAATGTTATGTAAACGAAGGATCAAATAAActttggttgttttttttaactatctTTATCTTCTtaacagtattatttattacataaaaaattgtttgattttCGCCCAAACATGGGTGAATTCTATATTCTCCAAGTTTCATAATCCAATGACAGAACAAACTGACACGAGTGGATGACACCGGACCGGACAAAGATAGAGGCAAACAAGGACAACACTAGCAATTTTCCTAACCTCTATCTGCTGACAAAttctt carries:
- the LOC113401572 gene encoding uncharacterized protein LOC113401572: MCEKRIRKIKRGSQIARLREARRLQRLQWIPTPPPSEEVAPPPQQPTVDKAAQNRVILELAWKTIALMQKNRLIQQKIIALQRETSEFVAAVMSNPENKKRYLEHVRLYTAGLITLTPTAEARNKPLKLEPKH